Genomic DNA from uncultured Desulfuromusa sp.:
AGATATTGCTTTTCGCAGTCAAGTTCCGCTGGCCAAGGCTGTTGGAGCACAAAGAGTCAGAACCCTGAAAGATCTGCCAGAGTTCCTCGCTGAGTTAAAGCGACAGGGAGTTTATACAATTGGCCGCATTGTCGTTTTTAAAGATGCAGCCCTGGCCAAAAACAGGCGGGACTTAGCTGTTCATACCCTCGATGGTTACCTGTGGGAAGATCGTGAAAAAATCAGCTGGAGCGACCCTTTTAATCCTGAGGTCTGGGATTACAATATAAATATCGCCAAAGAAGCCGCCGCTTTAGGTTTTGATGAAATTCAGTTTGACTATATCCGCTTTCCCGCAAAATCAGACCTGATGTTCTCCCGGGACAATACGGGTGCCAATCGAGTTGCAGCCATCAACGGTTTTTTACAACGGGCAAAGCAGCAGCTGGCAGAGTATCCGGTGATGACATCCGCCAATATTTTTGGTTATATCTGCTGGAAGCATAAGGATCAAAAAATAGGCCAAAAATTGGTCGATCTTGCGGAAAGTGTCGATTATCTCTCCCCCATGCTTTACCCTTCCGGATTTCCACATGGCGTGCCCAACCATACAAACTCTGTGGAAAATTCTTACGAAGTTGTTGCGCATTCGTTAAAAAAAGCGAGTCAGCTGACGGGGCTCTCTGCTGTCCGTTTTCGTCCCTGGTTACAGGCATTCAAGGATTATGCTTTTGATCGGAGAAGTTTTACAGCAACTGAAATCCATGCACAGATCAATGCCAGCGACGCCAGCGGCAGCCATGGCTGGATGTTGTGGAATGCCGCCAGTCGGTTTAGTCTGGCGGGATTGCAACAGGCAATCCCACTTGGCGAGTTGAATCTGGTTGATGCCAGTCCGAAACCGGGGGATTCGACCATCCTCACCCAGACAAAAGAACCCGACGAAAACTATCCCCTTTTATAGTTGCCATAATTCGTTACGGGCGACTGACCTCCTCCCGGAAAATCGGACAAGCCAAAAGTAGAGCTTTCTTGCAGGTATCTAGAAGTTTCCTACGCTATTAAAAAGGAAGTGTCTGAATGTCTAAAATAGATAGGTTCAGACAAACCAAATAAAAAAGCGGGGCCATTATTGACCCCGCTTTAAAACTATTTATGGAAATGTCTTAAACTATGCATTTCTGCGTTTCCGGCCGTACCAGCCAAGACCTATCAGACCACTGCCAAGAAGGAGAATGGTAGAAGGTTCGGGGACGGGGGCGACAGAGGAAAAATCATCCAAGCCATAACCATCTGAAGATGTGCTAACCGTCCAAGTGATGCTTTCTATAAAGCCTTCACCTGCACCCAAACTGATACCGACGAAGCGTTCGTTGCCGTTCGACAAATTACTAACAGGATATGGTGAAATATCAGCGTTTGCGCCTGTTGTAGTGGTAGCGTTACAGTCACTAGCATCAGTGATGTAAAAGAACAGGTTAGACAGGTTTAAACTATCATTCAAGATCAATGTTATTACTTTGACATCTGCAGAGTCCAGATAATTTGTTCCAGAATCGGTGGTATTGAAGCGACCATAATTATAATCATCCAGCACCGCAAATTTGAGATCACCATCTGGGTTACTCGTCTCTCCTGTTCCAAGACCACTAATAGCCGTGAATGTGCCAATTCCAGTTGAGAGAGAGTCATACCAATTGGCACCATCGGTGACGCCAATGTCCTCAAAGTCTTCATGGACAGTAATATCTCCACCCAGATTGTTTATCCATGAACTTATATTGGCTGAACCAGTAGCATCATTAGGATCAAAAACATCATAGGTAATAGCGAAGGCCGATTGTGAAACGAGCAGCAGAATCGTTACAGTCAGAGCAACAAAGAAACGTATCATTTAATTTTCCTCCATTTTCTTGCTAAAATAATTATAACTACTGAAAACTAAACGCACAATTCATGCCCGAGATATAACTTTGTTTTTTCAGTATGTTAGTGGAGAGCTTAAACTCATAGGTGTTTAGTGTAAAAACTATCGACACATTTGATTAGCTAAAAAACGCATACTGGCTTGCCTTCATCGATTTATTCAGAGTCAGGAGTAAAATCGATCGGATACGGCGAGAAACCACTTATGCTCTCTTAATGCTGAATAGGGAGATGTTTGAGTTACTTCCAATTTAAGCGGCATGAAAACAGATTGAAAATACAGTTTATTTTGGGAATAAAACCAATACTTGTTACCTATCTTGTGACTTAAACGCCTAAAACTAAAAAGGGACTCACAGCGTATTGCCGTAAGTCCCTGAGTGTTATGGCTCCCTTTGCTGGGCTCGAACCAGCGACAATCTGATTAACAGTCAGATGCTCTACCAACTGAGCTAAAAGGGAATAGTGTGTTGCGGAGACGAAATATAGGAAATTGCCCCAGCCCTGTCAAGCCTTTTTTAGATGGGGATTTTAACCCCCTTTTTTCAAATCATTGAGGACAAGTTTAGCGACAGCTTTAAGGGTTTCAAAAACTCCTTCCCCACTCATAGCGCACCCCTCCAGCTCTGGTACCTTTCGTGGATTCAGCAGCGCACTCAATTCTTCAACGGAACTGACATTAGGCAGATCTCGCTTGTTATATTGGATAACAAAAGGGATTTTTTCGAGGTCAAAACCCTGTTCATCAAGGTTATCTTTAAGATTTTCGAGGCTTTCAATATTGGCATCAAGCCGTTCTTCCTGAGAATCAGCAACAAAAACGACACCATCGACCCCTTTGAGGATCAATTTTCGTGAAGCATCATAAAAAACCTGACCAGGAACAGTATAC
This window encodes:
- a CDS encoding GTPase domain-containing protein, whose translation is MSFINYASREINCKIVYYGPGLCGKTTNLQFIYNKTAEESKGKMISLATETERTLFFDFLPLALGEIRGFKTRFHLYTVPGQVFYDASRKLILKGVDGVVFVADSQEERLDANIESLENLKDNLDEQGFDLEKIPFVIQYNKRDLPNVSSVEELSALLNPRKVPELEGCAMSGEGVFETLKAVAKLVLNDLKKGG
- a CDS encoding PEP-CTERM sorting domain-containing protein — its product is MIRFFVALTVTILLLVSQSAFAITYDVFDPNDATGSANISSWINNLGGDITVHEDFEDIGVTDGANWYDSLSTGIGTFTAISGLGTGETSNPDGDLKFAVLDDYNYGRFNTTDSGTNYLDSADVKVITLILNDSLNLSNLFFYITDASDCNATTTTGANADISPYPVSNLSNGNERFVGISLGAGEGFIESITWTVSTSSDGYGLDDFSSVAPVPEPSTILLLGSGLIGLGWYGRKRRNA
- a CDS encoding putative glycoside hydrolase; translation: MKSYHWILFAFFIIILPTYAAAELNPIFGTVRDAQTDTLLTHVELRTNDDFTFSNENGAFQLSSDAAEIIVKAPGYRPQKVPVTFPLHLRLQPFTPKALYLSYWAADSHDRREQLQHLIDETGMNALVIDLKSSRGDIAFRSQVPLAKAVGAQRVRTLKDLPEFLAELKRQGVYTIGRIVVFKDAALAKNRRDLAVHTLDGYLWEDREKISWSDPFNPEVWDYNINIAKEAAALGFDEIQFDYIRFPAKSDLMFSRDNTGANRVAAINGFLQRAKQQLAEYPVMTSANIFGYICWKHKDQKIGQKLVDLAESVDYLSPMLYPSGFPHGVPNHTNSVENSYEVVAHSLKKASQLTGLSAVRFRPWLQAFKDYAFDRRSFTATEIHAQINASDASGSHGWMLWNAASRFSLAGLQQAIPLGELNLVDASPKPGDSTILTQTKEPDENYPLL